From the genome of Candidatus Nitrosocosmicus oleophilus, one region includes:
- a CDS encoding tRNA (5-methylaminomethyl-2-thiouridylate)-methyltransferase yields the protein MKSTSEEKKELFNHDAKDTSDKVKTKAVALLSGGLDSHLAVRMMKEQGIEVEAVAIKTPFCDFDCGKGCGHKVLEVASELDIKLKTVYLGKEYLTMLKNPKHGYGSGMNPCIDCRMMMYDEAKKHMDEIGADFIITGEVLHQRPMSQNSNALSIIEKGTETEGKVLRPLSARLLPLTNPENNGLINRSMLGAIRGRSRKGQLDLADKYGIADPPNSAGGCLLTDPQFSKRVKDLYKFSVLEPSINDVELLKIGRHFRLNSFSKLIVGRNHAENEMIKSLCNDTDYIVQPVTIPGPTSILRLNVRPDLRKHKSLLQLTIQITLRYSDTEAESEYEVSVINKGKKLVRTVSSMPCTENIVEGYRI from the coding sequence ATGAAATCAACATCGGAAGAAAAAAAAGAACTGTTCAACCATGATGCAAAGGATACAAGTGATAAGGTAAAAACTAAGGCAGTAGCGTTATTATCGGGAGGTCTAGACAGCCACTTGGCAGTTAGGATGATGAAGGAACAAGGTATTGAGGTAGAGGCAGTTGCAATTAAGACGCCATTCTGCGATTTTGATTGTGGGAAGGGGTGTGGACACAAGGTTCTGGAAGTTGCCTCTGAACTTGATATAAAGTTAAAAACAGTTTACTTAGGTAAGGAATATCTCACCATGCTAAAGAATCCTAAACATGGGTATGGTTCTGGGATGAATCCTTGCATAGACTGTCGGATGATGATGTACGATGAAGCTAAGAAACATATGGACGAGATTGGAGCCGATTTTATCATTACGGGTGAAGTCCTACATCAGAGGCCAATGAGTCAAAATTCAAACGCTCTGTCTATCATTGAAAAAGGCACCGAAACAGAAGGTAAGGTACTTAGACCTTTATCCGCACGGTTGTTGCCATTAACCAATCCGGAAAATAATGGATTGATAAATCGTTCAATGCTTGGAGCGATACGAGGACGTTCCAGAAAGGGCCAACTAGATTTAGCCGATAAATATGGAATCGCAGATCCACCCAATTCTGCCGGCGGATGTCTTTTAACGGATCCTCAATTTTCAAAAAGAGTTAAAGATTTATACAAATTTTCAGTTTTGGAGCCAAGTATCAATGATGTAGAACTCTTGAAAATAGGCAGGCATTTTAGACTGAATTCCTTCTCAAAACTAATTGTAGGGCGCAACCATGCGGAGAATGAGATGATTAAATCCTTGTGCAATGATACTGATTATATAGTACAGCCTGTGACTATCCCAGGTCCAACTTCTATATTGAGACTAAATGTTCGTCCAGATCTACGAAAGCATAAGAGCCTATTGCAATTAACTATACAAATTACGTTGCGTTATTCTGACACTGAGGCGGAATCTGAATACGAAGTTTCAGTAATTAATAAGGGAAAAAAATTAGTTAGGACAGTTTCATCTATGCCATGTACAGAAAATATAGTAGAAGGTTACAGAATTTGA
- the sepF gene encoding cell division protein SepF, with amino-acid sequence MQTKKIGERPIYLKTFTLRNSKDIIEIKRDIEKNMIIIIRITPLAQRDVEELKMVVEDLYKSVTILGGDIARLGEERIIITPPEVKIWQSSQDAS; translated from the coding sequence ATGCAAACAAAGAAAATTGGGGAAAGGCCCATTTATTTAAAGACTTTTACGCTTCGTAATTCAAAGGATATTATTGAAATTAAAAGAGATATTGAAAAAAATATGATAATTATAATCAGAATAACACCGTTAGCACAGAGAGATGTTGAAGAGCTGAAGATGGTCGTAGAAGATCTGTATAAATCCGTTACAATCTTGGGGGGAGATATTGCAAGGCTGGGTGAAGAACGTATCATAATCACGCCTCCCGAGGTAAAAATATGGCAGAGCAGTCAAGATGCATCATAA
- a CDS encoding beta-CASP ribonuclease aCPSF1, whose product MATILQNLPKECSLTKIEYEGPRIALHTNKPQFLLENNKILSNIVGQIKKRIVLRIDESIRIDEREVQKVAEKHVPQESGITDILFDPALGEATIFVRKISEIMKDEKIANNIILESGWKISFNKTPKSMVTIKNINKIIRNASEYRIQFYKRIGEKIFREKLDPNIEANLTSLGGFAEIGRSSMILSTNESNVLLDCGMNLYTKDPLSRFPRFDSTGIKLSEIDAVLLTHAHFDHTGFLPMLFKYGYDGPVYCTEPTSYLMYVLYREYIKRYGSDAHYTDKEFEKIFSHLIHLNYNIVTDVAPDIKVTFYNAGHVLGSASFHLHLGNGDHNFVYTGDIKFGKSSYLENAVWNYPRVETLLIEGTNGGREDSYLSREDAQERLIEEINKVIRNQKLVLMPSQLIGTSQELLITLDMLIKQKKIKKCKLYIDKLVTEINSIHEFNFEFLNRELQQSIISNDYNPFRSRNITSISDINTQELDPGIIIYPSSMFSCIYSNDYLKKVSADPGNLIIFTTKPTGVTLGKEIVDGQRKFSLNDEDFEIKCTIETMYTFNSHSDFNQLNAYISRLRPKLRKILVNHGEKSKVQNFSGYSSKVHNISTQYLQNQEAIKFL is encoded by the coding sequence ATGGCAACAATTTTGCAGAATCTTCCTAAAGAATGTTCTCTTACGAAAATAGAATATGAAGGGCCTAGGATCGCACTTCACACTAACAAACCTCAGTTTTTGCTCGAGAATAACAAAATCCTGTCTAACATAGTTGGCCAAATAAAAAAACGAATAGTATTAAGGATAGACGAATCCATCAGAATTGACGAGAGAGAAGTTCAAAAGGTAGCTGAAAAGCATGTTCCTCAGGAATCAGGGATAACTGACATATTGTTTGATCCTGCGTTAGGAGAAGCCACCATATTTGTAAGAAAAATATCTGAAATAATGAAGGATGAAAAGATCGCAAACAATATCATACTAGAATCTGGTTGGAAAATATCTTTTAATAAGACCCCAAAAAGCATGGTCACAATCAAGAATATTAACAAGATTATCAGGAATGCTTCAGAATATCGCATTCAGTTTTACAAGAGAATAGGTGAAAAAATATTTCGGGAAAAGCTGGATCCAAATATTGAAGCCAATTTAACCTCCCTGGGAGGATTTGCAGAAATTGGAAGATCCTCTATGATATTAAGCACCAATGAAAGTAACGTTTTGTTGGACTGTGGTATGAACTTATATACGAAAGATCCTTTGTCTAGGTTTCCACGATTTGACTCTACCGGAATCAAGCTCTCTGAAATTGACGCTGTTTTATTAACACATGCCCATTTTGACCATACGGGATTTTTGCCTATGTTATTCAAGTACGGTTACGATGGTCCTGTGTATTGTACAGAGCCCACTTCATACCTAATGTATGTTCTGTATAGAGAATATATCAAACGTTATGGATCGGATGCACATTATACAGACAAGGAATTTGAAAAGATTTTTTCGCACCTAATTCATCTTAATTACAATATCGTTACGGACGTTGCTCCTGATATCAAGGTCACATTTTACAATGCTGGACATGTTCTTGGTTCTGCCTCGTTTCATCTCCATTTAGGTAATGGGGACCACAATTTTGTGTATACTGGTGATATAAAATTTGGAAAAAGTTCATATCTGGAAAATGCAGTATGGAATTACCCCAGAGTAGAAACACTACTAATTGAAGGAACAAACGGTGGAAGAGAAGACTCATATTTATCTCGAGAAGATGCGCAAGAAAGATTAATAGAAGAAATCAATAAGGTAATCAGAAATCAAAAATTGGTTTTGATGCCCTCTCAGTTGATTGGAACATCTCAAGAATTACTAATTACGTTGGATATGCTCATAAAACAGAAAAAAATAAAGAAATGCAAACTATATATTGATAAGTTGGTAACCGAAATTAATTCTATACACGAATTCAACTTCGAATTCTTAAATCGAGAGTTACAACAATCTATTATCTCAAATGATTATAATCCCTTCCGGTCAAGAAATATTACATCAATTTCAGACATAAATACGCAAGAATTGGACCCGGGGATCATCATTTATCCTTCTTCAATGTTTAGTTGCATCTACTCAAATGATTACTTAAAAAAGGTATCCGCTGATCCAGGCAATCTAATAATTTTCACAACTAAACCAACTGGTGTGACTTTAGGGAAAGAGATTGTAGATGGGCAAAGAAAATTTTCTTTAAATGACGAGGACTTTGAGATAAAATGCACTATTGAAACAATGTACACATTTAATTCGCATTCCGATTTTAATCAACTAAATGCATATATTTCTAGACTTAGACCAAAACTCAGAAAAATACTTGTAAATCACGGCGAGAAATCCAAAGTCCAAAACTTTTCTGGTTATTCTAGTAAAGTTCATAACATTTCCACACAGTACTTACAAAATCAAGAAGCCATAAAATTTTTGTAA
- a CDS encoding DEAD/DEAH box helicase, with product MKSSYAQLEQHILNKFSKESFAKLTSIQDQSYRVLARRRDSLLVAPTGSGKTESAIIPVITMLADDKGEASADGDGIRCLYVTPQRSLNNDVFRRIIKYATSENLKVEIRHGDTSYTKRKKIYQNPPDILITTPESLSIILVNEKMGHLLKTVRWIIIDEIHEIISSKRGSYLSLCLERLTFFSTCFCRIGISATVGNHSEAARFLVGRNKKCAILVDKTLRKYDIELKHIDGSIKEVSTYILDHVSKTHSDSSVLLFTNTRDESEFMGTVLKNHCNLQVQVHHGSLSRDAREETEKFLRAGTPGIVVCTSSLELGIDIGSIDLVIHYGSPRQVSKLIQRIGRSRHTRRSSAKGLIITNNYDDFLESLSIIQRVRKGSIEDQFPHDCPLDVLAHNIVGMTLQTREKLNLEKLYGIFSSAHLFRSLSFFDFMDCINILLNSFLIRLDMEKKHITRTGKSYRYYYENVSTIPHIVKFDVIDSISKKRIGTLDQQFVGDYGEKGNVFVLKGSQWRILVIDEGKFQVHVEPLSGAPINVPYWVGEMIPVDYETAMIVGKLRKKIREGHSKKIDISSCNTDPKIIANMSRNMKSLDVIPDSSNLVFETIPTESIIVIHSTLGSKINNTLGSLLSTFLSSKTGYIIETRSDPYRILLSSTSIRLRQNHVFSLFDDEFDVESVLIASFSGTYNINWKVWGVAKRFGIIKKESIYDKRMARMLYDRYYKTSLSKESIRELIHDKYDIKKTSQIIKDIKSGTINLHWVDTREFSGLAQPILSRSKKSISAPLGIENGVLELVKERLTTTKHKLICMRCGKWERIFETKDIPIKVGCPFCKSRLVSATFWKDDNLGIIIGRKITGAPLSKDEEHKFDRAWKIASLINNFGKMAVFVLSGHGIGADTCARILRNYTDDENLLKTIYEAEKQYVMTRGFWDN from the coding sequence TTGAAAAGTAGTTACGCTCAGTTAGAACAACATATATTAAACAAATTTTCAAAAGAATCCTTTGCAAAATTAACTTCCATCCAGGACCAGTCATATAGAGTTTTGGCACGAAGGCGGGATTCTCTATTGGTAGCTCCTACAGGTTCGGGAAAAACTGAATCTGCGATAATTCCTGTAATTACTATGTTGGCTGATGACAAAGGTGAGGCATCAGCGGATGGGGACGGTATAAGGTGTTTGTATGTTACACCACAACGCTCACTCAATAACGATGTTTTCAGAAGAATTATAAAGTATGCTACTTCCGAAAATCTAAAAGTCGAAATAAGGCATGGTGACACGTCATATACCAAGCGTAAAAAAATCTATCAAAATCCGCCTGACATATTGATAACAACTCCAGAATCCTTGTCAATTATTTTAGTTAATGAAAAGATGGGTCATTTGTTGAAGACTGTAAGATGGATTATCATCGATGAAATTCACGAGATAATATCATCCAAACGAGGGTCATACCTATCATTATGCCTGGAACGCCTAACTTTTTTTTCTACTTGTTTTTGTAGAATCGGTATTTCAGCTACTGTTGGAAATCATTCTGAGGCAGCTCGTTTTTTGGTAGGTAGAAATAAAAAATGTGCAATATTAGTAGACAAGACACTTAGAAAATATGATATTGAACTTAAGCATATAGATGGTTCAATCAAAGAAGTTTCTACATATATTTTAGACCACGTGTCTAAAACTCATTCAGACTCTTCTGTTTTGTTATTTACCAATACTCGGGATGAATCTGAATTTATGGGTACTGTGTTGAAAAATCATTGTAATTTACAAGTTCAGGTACACCATGGTTCGCTATCAAGAGACGCTCGAGAAGAAACTGAAAAATTTTTGAGGGCTGGTACCCCTGGAATTGTCGTATGTACGTCTTCCCTTGAATTAGGTATAGATATCGGATCGATTGATCTTGTAATACATTACGGATCCCCAAGACAAGTTTCAAAATTAATACAAAGGATTGGACGTAGTAGGCATACTCGGAGATCATCAGCTAAGGGGTTGATAATTACAAATAACTATGATGATTTTTTAGAATCATTGAGCATAATCCAAAGAGTTAGAAAAGGATCCATTGAAGATCAATTTCCACATGATTGCCCACTTGATGTGTTGGCACATAATATTGTCGGAATGACATTGCAAACTAGAGAAAAGTTGAATTTGGAAAAACTATATGGGATCTTTTCCTCTGCTCACTTGTTCAGATCTTTATCATTTTTTGATTTCATGGATTGCATAAACATACTTCTAAATAGCTTTCTTATCCGATTAGACATGGAAAAAAAACATATTACGAGAACTGGAAAGTCTTATAGATACTATTATGAAAATGTTTCTACAATACCACACATTGTGAAATTCGATGTAATTGATTCGATATCAAAAAAGAGAATTGGTACATTGGATCAACAATTTGTGGGAGATTACGGTGAAAAAGGTAATGTCTTTGTATTAAAAGGCTCACAGTGGAGAATACTAGTAATAGATGAGGGAAAATTTCAAGTTCACGTTGAACCGCTAAGCGGTGCTCCAATCAATGTCCCATATTGGGTAGGGGAGATGATACCGGTTGATTATGAAACTGCTATGATTGTAGGCAAATTAAGAAAAAAAATTAGGGAAGGACATTCTAAAAAAATTGATATTAGCTCCTGTAATACGGATCCAAAAATAATAGCCAATATGTCTAGAAATATGAAATCGTTGGATGTAATTCCGGATTCATCAAATCTAGTCTTTGAGACAATACCTACCGAAAGTATTATAGTAATCCACAGTACCCTTGGCTCAAAAATCAATAACACCTTAGGTTCATTATTATCTACATTTCTTTCATCAAAGACCGGTTACATAATTGAAACCCGATCGGATCCATATAGAATATTATTAAGTTCTACAAGTATTAGATTGAGACAGAATCATGTTTTCTCTTTGTTTGATGATGAATTTGATGTGGAATCGGTACTAATAGCTTCTTTTAGTGGCACATATAACATCAATTGGAAAGTGTGGGGTGTAGCAAAGCGATTTGGAATCATAAAAAAAGAATCCATTTACGATAAGAGGATGGCACGAATGCTTTACGATAGATATTATAAGACTTCTCTTAGTAAGGAATCAATTAGAGAATTAATTCACGATAAGTATGATATAAAAAAGACATCACAGATAATTAAGGACATAAAATCTGGAACCATCAATTTGCACTGGGTAGACACCCGTGAATTTTCCGGACTCGCCCAACCGATATTGTCACGTTCTAAGAAATCAATTTCGGCCCCACTTGGCATAGAAAATGGGGTATTGGAATTAGTAAAGGAACGTTTGACCACAACAAAACATAAGCTAATTTGCATGAGATGTGGTAAATGGGAAAGGATATTTGAAACCAAGGATATCCCGATAAAAGTGGGTTGTCCATTCTGCAAATCCAGATTGGTTTCGGCTACTTTTTGGAAGGATGACAATCTTGGTATTATCATAGGTAGGAAAATTACAGGCGCTCCGCTCTCAAAAGATGAAGAACATAAGTTTGATAGAGCCTGGAAAATAGCTTCTTTAATAAATAATTTTGGTAAAATGGCCGTTTTTGTGTTATCGGGTCATGGGATAGGAGCTGATACTTGTGCTAGGATCTTACGTAACTATACTGATGATGAGAACTTGTTGAAAACAATCTATGAAGCTGAAAAACAATATGTAATGACTAGAGGATTTTGGGACAATTGA
- a CDS encoding DNA-directed RNA polymerase subunit H produces MSAEKKEIRIVDHIYQPKHEILTKDEAELVFKKFNSKPSQFPYMMSSDKGIQGLEAQPGDVIKITRKSSTAGESVYYRYVVEG; encoded by the coding sequence TTGTCAGCTGAAAAGAAAGAAATAAGAATAGTTGATCATATTTACCAGCCTAAACATGAAATTCTAACAAAAGATGAAGCTGAACTTGTTTTTAAGAAATTCAATTCTAAACCTAGTCAATTTCCTTATATGATGTCTTCTGATAAAGGCATCCAAGGGTTAGAAGCTCAACCAGGTGATGTTATTAAAATAACCCGAAAGAGTTCTACTGCAGGTGAAAGTGTATATTACCGATATGTAGTAGAAGGTTGA
- a CDS encoding DNA-directed RNA polymerase subunit B, translating to MTVSISNNSIDMWPIINDILRREGVARQHLNSYNEFIERGLQSIIDEVNEIEIETAEYPYKIKLGKIKMQQPRIMELDGSITHVAPVEARLRNLTYASPIMLECSIVEEGKTLESRFIHIGDMPVMVKSNACMLHNYSESKLVDVGEDPKDPGGYFIINGSERVIVGLEDLSYNKIIVDIEETSGTMLYKAKVYSSIVGYRAKLELIMRPDGSIVSKIPGSPVDIPLIILVRALGLESDKDIANAVSLNDTIQDELEPSFEKSGEVATSRDAIIYISKRIAPGMLEEFQIKRAETLLDWGLLPHLGKNPDNRYEKALFLGESACKLVELNLNWIEPDDKDHYGNKVIKFAGQMLADLFRTAFRNLIRDMKYQLERSGQKRGINAVAAAVRPGIISDKLNNAIATGNWGRGRVGVTQLLDRTNYMSTVSHLRRIQSPLSRSQPNFEARDLHATHFGRICPSETPEGSNCGLVKNLALSAVISVSVLSSDVIEKLYELGVQNVNETNDDLKQKGARIFVDGRLIGYIEDGRNLSNRLRTMRRSGRMHPHMGIYFYSSLNDNATKRLYISCNSGRVLRPLAIVKDGNILLTKEVIEKISKKFLSWTDLLYMGIIELVDANEEENCYIASELRNITNDHTHVEIFLSSILGVGASIIPYPEHNQSPRNTYESAMAKQSLGFSTPLMNASTYVRQHFMLYPQMPVVSTKAINLLGLDERPTGQNCVVAVLPFEGYNIEDAVVFSKSSVDRGLARTFFYRVYEAEAKQYPGGMKDTFEIPSSEANIRGYRGEKSYRLLEQDGAIMHESVVNGGDILIGRTSPPRFMEEYKEFEVKGPYRRDTSIGVRPSENGVVDTVIMTQSVEGGKMYKIRVRDMRIPEIGDKFASRHGQKGVVGMLVNQEDLPYTEDGVVPDVMINPHAFPSRMTVGMFMESLGGKAASLRGKIVDGSAFLGEKLNDIKDVMESYGFKHSGKEVMYDGRTGKRFPVDVYVGVVYYQKLHHMVADKIHSRARGQVQMLTKQPTEGRARGGGLRFGEMERDCLIAYGASMMLKDRLLEESDKAEINVCERCGLLSYFDTKQRKYVCRVCGDKAKISSVIIAYAFKLLLQEMMSLNVAPRLLVKEKV from the coding sequence ATGACAGTCAGTATTAGCAACAATTCTATAGATATGTGGCCTATAATAAACGATATTTTAAGACGAGAGGGAGTCGCAAGACAACATCTTAATTCTTACAATGAATTCATTGAAAGGGGGCTTCAAAGCATAATTGACGAAGTTAATGAGATAGAAATCGAAACGGCTGAATATCCATATAAGATTAAGTTGGGAAAAATTAAAATGCAGCAACCTAGAATCATGGAGTTAGACGGTTCGATTACACACGTGGCTCCAGTTGAAGCTAGGCTACGCAACTTAACTTATGCATCTCCGATTATGTTGGAATGCAGCATAGTTGAAGAGGGCAAAACATTGGAATCCAGATTTATACATATTGGTGATATGCCGGTAATGGTGAAGTCAAACGCTTGTATGCTTCATAATTATTCTGAATCAAAATTAGTCGATGTAGGGGAAGACCCAAAGGATCCTGGTGGATATTTCATCATAAACGGTTCAGAAAGGGTAATAGTTGGATTGGAGGATCTTTCGTATAATAAGATCATCGTTGATATCGAGGAAACATCAGGTACCATGTTATACAAGGCAAAAGTATATTCTTCGATTGTTGGATATCGTGCAAAACTAGAGTTGATAATGAGGCCTGATGGTTCCATTGTTTCAAAGATTCCAGGCTCTCCAGTTGATATCCCACTTATCATATTAGTACGTGCTTTGGGCTTGGAGTCTGATAAAGATATTGCAAATGCAGTTTCCTTGAATGATACTATCCAAGACGAGCTGGAACCCTCTTTTGAAAAATCTGGCGAAGTTGCAACCAGCAGAGATGCCATAATCTACATAAGCAAAAGAATCGCACCAGGCATGCTAGAGGAGTTTCAAATAAAACGAGCGGAAACATTATTGGACTGGGGACTATTGCCTCATCTTGGTAAGAATCCTGATAACCGATACGAAAAGGCATTATTCCTAGGCGAATCAGCATGCAAGTTGGTTGAATTAAACCTTAATTGGATAGAACCAGATGATAAGGATCATTATGGGAATAAAGTCATAAAATTCGCAGGTCAGATGCTAGCAGACTTGTTCAGGACCGCTTTTAGGAATTTAATTAGAGACATGAAGTATCAATTAGAAAGATCTGGTCAGAAGCGAGGAATCAACGCAGTTGCAGCTGCTGTCAGACCTGGAATTATCTCTGACAAATTAAATAATGCTATAGCTACAGGAAATTGGGGTAGAGGTAGGGTAGGTGTTACCCAACTTCTGGATCGAACAAATTATATGTCCACAGTTAGCCACTTAAGAAGAATCCAGTCACCACTAAGCCGAAGCCAACCCAATTTTGAGGCTAGGGATTTACATGCAACTCATTTTGGGCGTATATGTCCATCCGAAACTCCAGAAGGTTCAAATTGTGGTTTGGTTAAAAACTTGGCACTATCTGCAGTAATATCAGTCAGCGTCTTGTCTTCAGATGTAATTGAAAAGTTATACGAATTGGGTGTCCAAAATGTAAACGAGACAAATGATGATTTAAAACAGAAAGGTGCTAGGATATTTGTCGATGGTCGGTTAATTGGATACATAGAGGATGGTCGTAATTTATCAAATAGGTTGCGCACTATGAGGCGTTCTGGCAGAATGCACCCCCACATGGGAATCTATTTCTATTCTTCCTTAAATGACAATGCAACAAAAAGGTTGTATATCAGCTGTAACTCGGGCAGGGTTTTGCGACCACTAGCAATTGTGAAAGATGGGAATATACTACTGACAAAGGAAGTTATCGAAAAAATTTCAAAGAAATTTTTATCATGGACTGATCTTTTATACATGGGGATTATAGAACTGGTAGATGCCAATGAGGAAGAAAATTGTTATATTGCAAGTGAATTAAGAAACATAACAAACGATCACACTCATGTTGAGATTTTTTTGTCTTCGATTTTGGGTGTAGGTGCCTCTATTATTCCATACCCAGAACATAATCAATCACCTAGAAATACATACGAGAGTGCGATGGCAAAACAAAGTTTGGGGTTTTCAACTCCATTAATGAATGCAAGTACATATGTGAGACAACATTTCATGTTATATCCGCAGATGCCTGTTGTAAGTACTAAAGCAATAAACTTATTGGGATTAGATGAACGGCCAACAGGTCAAAATTGTGTGGTAGCGGTTTTGCCATTTGAAGGGTACAATATTGAAGATGCTGTGGTATTTAGTAAATCATCTGTAGATAGAGGGTTAGCGCGTACTTTTTTCTACCGTGTTTATGAGGCTGAAGCTAAACAATATCCTGGTGGAATGAAAGATACTTTTGAGATCCCATCTTCTGAAGCCAACATTCGGGGTTATCGTGGTGAAAAATCTTATCGTTTGTTAGAACAAGATGGTGCGATAATGCATGAATCAGTAGTTAATGGTGGTGATATTTTGATTGGCCGAACCTCTCCACCCAGATTCATGGAGGAATACAAAGAGTTTGAAGTAAAGGGTCCATATCGACGCGATACATCAATCGGTGTTAGACCATCGGAAAACGGTGTGGTCGATACTGTTATCATGACGCAGTCAGTAGAAGGAGGTAAGATGTATAAGATTCGAGTCAGGGATATGCGAATTCCTGAGATAGGGGATAAATTTGCCTCGCGTCATGGTCAAAAAGGAGTTGTTGGAATGCTTGTAAACCAAGAGGACTTACCATATACGGAAGATGGCGTAGTCCCAGATGTAATGATCAACCCTCACGCTTTTCCTTCTAGAATGACTGTTGGGATGTTCATGGAATCATTGGGTGGTAAAGCTGCTTCTTTGAGAGGCAAAATTGTTGACGGTTCTGCATTTTTGGGAGAAAAGTTGAATGATATTAAGGATGTAATGGAGTCATACGGATTCAAGCATAGTGGAAAGGAAGTAATGTATGACGGGAGGACTGGAAAGAGATTCCCTGTTGACGTATATGTTGGAGTAGTATATTACCAAAAACTACATCATATGGTAGCCGATAAGATCCATAGCAGGGCTAGAGGTCAAGTTCAAATGTTAACAAAGCAACCCACAGAAGGTAGAGCACGCGGAGGTGGGTTGAGGTTTGGAGAAATGGAAAGAGACTGTTTAATCGCTTATGGCGCGTCTATGATGCTAAAGGATAGATTGTTAGAAGAATCTGACAAGGCAGAGATAAACGTGTGCGAGAGATGTGGTTTGCTATCATATTTTGATACGAAACAAAGAAAATATGTATGTAGGGTCTGCGGTGACAAGGCAAAAATTTCCAGTGTCATAATTGCATATGCCTTTAAATTGTTATTGCAAGAAATGATGAGTTTAAATGTCGCTCCACGCTTATTGGTAAAGGAGAAGGTTTAA